CGAATCAGATTCAGCCAGGAAATTTTGAAATTGCATACGGATTGTCTTACGAAGAAATTGCCCAGATTTTAATTACAAGACAACAATAAAAAATATCGTACCCCAATGGAAAAAAGTGCTTGCATTCCATTGGGGTATTGTGCTATAATCTACAAGGTTCTAACGGATAAAAGTCCGTAACAAACACATATGTTGACGAAGAGGCAGGTGCCAATGCTCGTTGGTCGTCTCTTAGAATGAGACATATGGAAGCAAAATGAAAACCATGGAGGTAAGAAAAATGAGCGTTATTTCAATGAAACAGTTATTAGAAGCAGGTGTTCACTTTGGACATCAGACAAGAAGATGGAATCCTAAAATGGCTCCATACATTTACACAGAGAGAAATGGTATCTACATCATCGACTTACAGAAATCTGTAGGTAAAGTAGACGAAGCTTACAAAGCAGTTTCTGACATCGCAGCAGAAGGTGGTACAATCCTTTTCGTTGGTACAAAGAAACAGGCTCAGGACGCTATCAAAACAGAAGCAGAGCGTTGCGGAATGTTCTATGTAAATGAGAGATGGTTAGGTGGAATGTTAACAAACTTCAAAACAATCCAGAGCCGTATTGCAAGATTAAAAGAAATCGAAGCAATGTCTGAAGATGGAACATTTGATGTTTTACCTAAAAAAGAAGTTATCAACCTGAAAAAAGAATGGGATAAATTAGAGAAGAACCTTGGCGGTATCAAAGATATGAAGAAAATCCCAGATGCAATTTTCGTAGTAGATCCTAAGAAGGAAAGAATTTGTATCCAGGAAGCTCATACATTAGGAATCAAATTAATCGGTATTGCTGATACAAACTGTGACCCAGAAGAATTAGATTATGTAATTCCTGGTAACGATGATGCAATCAGAGCAGTAAAATTAATCGTTTCTAAGATGGCAGATGCTGTTATCGAAGCAAATCAGGGTGCTGAAGAAGCATACGAAGAAGCTGAAGTAGAAGCAGCTGAAGCAACAGAAGAATAAGATGAATTTTTACAATAGAAAGCACGCATAGCGTACTTTCTATTGTTATAAAGGACGGAAAACGAGCAGAGAATCGTTTTTACGACAAGATATCAAGATGATTAATTGGAGGAAAAGAAAATGGCAATTACAGCAGCTATGGTAAAAGAACTGCGTGAAACAACAGGCGCAGGTATGATGGATTGCAAGAAAGCATTAAATGAAACAAACGGAAACATGGAAGAAGCAATTGAGTTCTTAAGAAAGAACGGACAGGCTAAAGCAGAGAAAAAAGCTGGAAGAATTGCTGCAGAAGGTCTTTGTACAATCGCTCTTGCAGATGACAAGACAGCAGCTGTTGTTGAAGTTAACTCTGAGACAGACTTCGTTGCTAAGAATGCAACATTCCAGGAATTCTGTGAAGCAGTAGCAAAACAGGCTGTTACATCTAACGCAGCAGATATGGATGCTTTCATGGCTGAGACATGGAATGCAGATTCTTCTAAGACTGTACAGGAAGCATTAGTAGAAAAAGTTGCCGTAATCGGTGAAAACTTAAAAATCCGTAGATTTGAAAAAGTTGTTGCTGAAAACGGATGCGTTGTAACATATACACACGGTGGCGGTAGAATCGGTGTTATCGTAGAAGCTGATACTACAGTTGTAAACGACACTGTAAAAGAAGCATTAACAAACATTGCAATGCAGATTGCAGCTTTAAATCCAAAATATGTATCCAGAAACGAAGTAAGTGCTGAATACATTGCACACGAGAAAGAAATCCTTCTTGCTCAGATTATGAACGATCCAAAAGAATCCCAGAAACCAGAAAAGGTTATCAACGGAATGATCGAAGGTCGTGTAAGCAAAGAATTAAAAGAAGTATGTTTATTAGATCAGGTTTATGTAAAAGCTGCAGATGGTAAACAGAATGTTGCAAAATACTTAGAAGAAGTATCAAAAGAAGTTGGAGCAACTGTTACTGTTAAGAGATTCGTTCGTTTTGAAACAGGCGAAGGAATTGAGAAGAAACAGGAAGACTTCGCAGCAGAAGTTGCAGCTCAGCTCAACTAATTCAACCATTTACAGGCAACCCTGGGTCGCTGAATGTTGATAGTTGATTTTACAAGCGATTATCATTGAATAAGAAAAGCCCCTGCGAATACGTCAAACATGTTTGCAAGGGCTTTTTTCTATGAAGGAGACAGTATGAATCCATTAAAATTAGAGTTGAAATTATATTTAGAGGCTGAGGACATTTCACAGTCAAGAATTATGTCCTGCCGTTCTTTTATGAGTCAGCAGATTAAGTCTTCTGTAAACTCATATATCCGTAAACTCAATATGGAAGATGAGTGTGACATGGATGATTTTATTGTCCGCCTGTATTTTGACGAGACAATTGAAGAAGAAGCGTGTACATCCGAGGAAAGTGCAAAAGGATTTATCGATGATGTGGTAGATTTATTATCAGAAATTGCACATATGCAGTCTTTTCTTGAGATGGAAGGAAGCTTTATGGTGGAATACCAGGATTTGAAAAAGTCTTACAAATTCCATTCAGAAAGCGGTGATTCTTATTGCGATTTTGATGAAATGTGATACAATATAATCTGTGAATATAAGATTCTGGAGGATTTACATGGAAGAGAAAGATGCAGCCGCATTAAGAAGCGAGAGGCAACGGCGGAAGCGGGTAAGCAAAATTCGAAATGGAATTGTAGCAACCGTCGCAATCTGGATGCTGGTATCCGCTATTTTGATTGTCACTTTGCTTGTCAAGGTAATTTCATTGGAGCACCGGTTGAATACACTGACGATGAATCCGGCATACTCGAGCCAGATTGAGACGAAACAGAATCCCGGTACAGACGATGGAAAAGACCCCTCAGAAAGCATCCCAGATACACAGAGCAATTCGGATGAATCCAAAGTTTCTCTTGTATCTGGGCTGGATGAGCCGGACAACCTTGCAAAAGAAGGGGATGTACATAAGGTTTATCTGACATTCGAAGATGGACCGTCTGAGAATACCGCAGCCATTTTGGATACACTGAATCAATATCAGGTGAAAGCCACTTTTTTTGTGGTCGGGAAAGAGGATGATGAATCCAAGGCACTTTACAAGCGGATTGTGGATGAGGGTCACACGTTAGGAATGCATTCCTATTCGAACAAATACAGTACCATCTATGAATCTAAGGAAGCGTTTGAAGCAGATTTTAAGGAATTGCAGGATTATTTATGTGAGCTGACCGGCGTGGAATCCAGTTATTACAGGTTCCCGGGAGGAAGCAATAATCAGATTAGCAATGTAGATATGTCTGAGTTTATCCAATACCTCAATTCACAGGGCGTGACCTACTATGATTGGAATGTTTCGGCGGGCGATGCAACATCTATGGCATATACATCAGAAGATATAGTTGCAAATGTAACCGAAAATATAGTAAAATATAAGACGTCAGTTGTGTTACTTCACGACGCGGATGATAAGTCAGCAACGGTAGATGCATTAGGACCTTTGATTGAAGCATTACAAAATATGGGGGCTGAGATTTTGCCGATTGATGAAGATACAACCGTTATTCAGTCTGTGAAAATTGCAGAAGAATAATGAAAATAGTATAAACGGAGGATGCAGTATGGGATTTTTTAAAGATTTTAAAGATGATTTCTCACAGGCGATGAATGAAATTATCCCAGGGGAAGAACCTTTAGAAGAGGAAGATACATTAAGCGATGATTTGGTTGTCAATACGCTTGAAGAAGAAGTTGACGTAGAATCTGAGTTATCAAAGCTTGATGGATTACTTGAGCAGGTTACAAAACAGGAAGAAGCAAAGGCAGCAACAAGACAGCCGGTTGAGCCGGTTGCAGCCAGAGAGAATGTATCTGCAGCACAAAGTGTTTTATCAGAGAAGTTAGAAAAAGAATTAAGAGAAATGCGAATGAATACAATGCAAGAGGAGAATAGAACAATGAATGAGACACCAGTAAATGTACCAGTTAACAACGCAACACCAGTAAGCGCACCAGCAAAAGCACCAGTATCAGATGAAGCCTCTGTTATCACAGCAGGTACCGTTATCCGTGGAGATATCTCTTCTACAGGTTCTCTTGACATTCAGGGAACAATCAATGGTAACGTAGAATGTAATGGTAAATTAGTTGTAACAGGAACTGTAAATGGAAACAGCAATTCTTCTGAATTCTTTGCAGATGCAGCAAAAATTGAAGGTGAAGTTGTAAGCACAGGAACAGTTAAAATTGGTCTTGGTTCCGTTATCATTGGTAATGTAACATCTTCTTCTGCTGTTATTGCAGGCGCAATCAAAGGTGATATCGATGTACAGGGACCAGTTGTTGTTGATACATCAGCAGTTGTTATGGGTAACATCAAATCCCGTTCTGTACAGATTAACAACGGTGCGGTTATCGAAGGTTTCTGTTCTCAGTGCTACTCTGACGTAGATGTCAATGAACTTTTCGAGTCCAAGAAAGGAACAATGTAAGAATGAAGCGAGTTTTCTTAAAACTGAGTGGCGAAGCACTTGCAGGTGAAAAGCATACAGGCTTCGACGAGCCAACTGTAACTGAGGTGGCAAAACAGGTAAAAGAAATTGTGGATAGAGGAATACAGGTTGGTATCGTAATTGGCGGTGGCAATTTCTGGAGAGGAAGAACCAGTGAGACAATCGATCGAACCAAAGCAGACCAGATCGGAATGCTTGCAACAGTCATGAACTGTATTTATGTGTCTGAGATTTTCCGCTCTGTTGGAATGATGACACAGATTTTAACACCATTTGAATGTGGAACTATGACAAAACCTTTTTCCAAAGACCGTGCAAACAAATATTTTGAAAAAGGAATGGTAGTTTTTTTCGCAGGTGGAACAGGTCATCCTTATTTCTCAACTGATACCGGAATTGTACTTCGTGCAATTGAGATGGAGGCAGAAGGAATCTTCCTTGCAAAAGCGATTGATGGAGTTTATGACAGCGATCCTAAGACGAATCCAAATGCAAAGAAATATGATGAGGTTTCCATTCAGGAAGTAATCGACAAGAAACTTGCCGTTGTAGATTTGACAGCATCCATCATGTGTATGGAGAACAAAATGCCGATGTATATCTTCGGCCTGAATGAAAAAAATAGTATCGTAAATGCCATGAGTGGTAATTTTAGTGGCACAAAAGTTACGGTATAATGATAAGATGGAGGATATCGTATGGACGAGAGATTAGTACAGTTTGATGAGAAAATGCAGAAATCATTAAACAATTTATATGAAGAGTTCGGTTCAATTCGTGCCGGACGTGCTAACCCACATGTTTTAGATAAAATCAGAGTTGATTATTATGGAACACCAACTGCACTTCAGCAGGTTGCCAATGTCAGTGTTCCAGAACCAAGAATGATTCAGATTGCACCTTGGGAAGCATCCCTTGTAAAAGAGATTGAAAAGGCAATTATGATGTCTGATCTTGGAATCAATCCAACCAATGATGGAAAAGTCATTCGTCTTTTATTCCCAGAGTTAACAGAGGAAAGACGAAAAGAATTAGCGAAAGACGTTAAGAAAAAGGGCGAGAATACAAAAGTTGCAATTCGTAACATCCGCCGTGATGCAAATGATTCTTTCAAAAAATTAGCAAAATCTTCTGAGGTATCGGAAGATGAGATTAAAGAATTAGAAGATGGAGCTCAGAAACTGACAGATCAGTATATTGCAAAGATTGATAAGGCAGTTGATGAAAAATCAAAAGAAATTCTTACAGTTTAATGATACAATTAAGCGATAGAAAAATCATCATGTGTTTTCTATTGTGCAAAATAGGAATGGGGACATGGCAGACACGTGCGTGTCCTCATTTTTTCAGTAAGAAAGAAAAAGGAGTGGGCATATGAAGATTCCACAGCATGTTGCAATTATTTTAGATGGAAATGGAAGATGGGCAAAGAAAAAGGGAATGCCAAGAAACTATGGTCATACCATGGGTGCGAAGAATGTTGAGGTTGTTTGTAAGGCAGCACATGATATGGGAATTAAATACCTGACGATGTATGCATTCTCGACTGAGAACTGGAACCGTCCTAAGAACGAAGTGGATGCATTGATGAAGCTGCTGGAAAGTTATTTGAAAAACTGTGACAGAACAGCAGACAAAAATAATATGCGTGTCCGGGTAATCGGCGATACATCAAAGTTAAGTGAAAAATTCCAAAAACAGATTGCAGAGCTAGAAGAACACTCCAAACACAATGATGGTCTTAACCTGCAGATTGCAATCAATTATGGAAGCAGAGATGAGATGATTCGTGCCATGCGCGCCATGACAAAAGATGTTGTGAATGGAAATATGAAGGAAGAGGACATCTCAGAGGAAGTCTTTTCGAATTATTTAGATACGAAGGATATTCCAGACCCGGATTTGTTAATCAGAACCAGTGGAGAACAGCGTCTGTCGAATTATCTTTTGTGGCAGCTTGCATACAGTGAATTTTATTTTACCGATGTGCCATGGCCTGATTTCCATAAAGAGGAATTAGAAGAAGCTATACTTGCGTATAATAAGCGTGATAGAAGGTTTGGCGGTCTGACAGAAAAATAAAAGAAGGAGAAAAAGGGAGAAATCCCTTTGAATCAGGAGGATTTAGATGTTTAAAACAAGATTATTAAGTGGGATTGTGTTAGTGCTTTTGGCACTGCTTTTGATTTGCACCGGAGGAAATCTCCTGTTAGTATCTACATTGGTGCTCTCTTATATTGGAATGATGGAATTGTATCGTATTTTCCATATTCACAAACAGATTGCAGGAATTTTAGGGTATCTTGTCATTACAGTGTTCTATTTGAATTTATTATTTTCCTTTATTCCAGATACATTTATGTTTGTAATTGGATTTTTGGTTTTGCTGATGTTTGTCTATGTATTTTCTTATCCAAAATACAAGACCGAACAGATTCTGGCTGCGTTCTTTGGCGTCTTTTATGTGGGAGTTATGCTTTCTTACGTATACCAGACCAGAATGTTGGAAAATGGTGCATATTTAGTGTGGCTGATTTTCCTTTGCTCCTGGGGCTGTGACACCTGTGCATATTGTGTTGGAAAATTGATTGGAAAACATAAAATGTCTCCAAAGCTTAGCCCGCATAAATCGGTAGAGGGTGCTATCGGCGGTGTTGTCGGCGCAGCACTTCTTACAGCGCTTTATAGCTTTATTTTCAAAGATGCGATGGGATTAACGGGAAACGAAATCTGGCTGTTAGCAGGAATCTCTGCCATTGGAGCATTGATTTCCATGGTAGGCGATTTGACAGCGTCCGCGATTAAGAGAAATTATGACATTAAAGATTATGGTAAATTGATTCCGGGACATGGTGGAATCTTAGACCGGTTTGACAGTGTGATTTTTACAGCACCAATCATCTATTATCTTGCTGCAAATTTCATGAAGTAAAAGGAAAGGTACGATAGAAAGATGAAAAAGATTGCAATACTCGGTTCTACGGGGTCGATTGGAACACAGACCTTAGAGATTGTCAGAGAGCAGGGAGATATTCAGGTAGTTGCAATGGCGGCTGGAAATAACATTGCGTTATTGGAAAAACAGATGCGTGAATTTAAACCGGAGCTTGTGAGCGTATGGGATGAAAAAAGAGCAGAGGAGCTTCGAATCCAGACAGCAGATTTGTCTATTCGAGTGGTGTCTGGTATGGAGGGCCTGTTAGAGGTTGCCACCTATGAAAGCAGTGAAATCCTTGTGACGGCGATTGTTGGCATGCTTGGAATCAAGCCGACGATTGCCGCCATTAAAGCAGGCAAAAAGATTGCACTTGCCAATAAAGAGACGCTTGTGACAGCGGGACATATTATTATGCCGCTTGCAAAAGAATGTGGTGTTCCGATTCTCCCGGTTGACAGTGAACACAGTGCGATTTTTCAGTCACTGCAGGGAGCCGGGGATAATAAAATTTCTAAAATTTTATTGACGGCATCCGGTGGACCGTTCCGTGGAAGAAAAAAGGAAGATCTTTTGAACATTCAGGTGGAAGATGCCTTAAAACATCCAAATTGGGAGATGGGACGAAAAATCACAATCGATTCCTCCACACTTGTCAACAAAGGACTGGAGGTTATGGAGGCAAAGTGGCTCTTTGGCGTTGAGCTGAACCAGATTCAGGTTGTGGTTCATCCACAGAGTGTCATTCATTCTGCGGTAGAATACCAGGATGGTGCGGTGATTGCACAGCTTGGAACACCGGACATGAGACTTCCGATTCAATATGCGCTCTATTATCCAGAGCGAAGAAACTTATCTGGAAAGCGTCTTGATTTGTTTGAGATTGCAAACTTAAGCTTTGAAAGACCGGATACAGACACGTTCCGTGGATTAGCGTTAGCCTATGAGGTAATGAAACGTGGAGGAAATGTTCCGACCGCATTTAATGCCGCAAACGAGCGTGCAGTCGCATTGTTTTTAGACCGCAAGATTTCTTATCCAATGATAACGGAAATCATTGAAATGTGTATGGGTGAGTGCGAATACATCGAACATCCGGATGTGGATGAAATTTTACAGACCGAAGCGTTAACATATGAATTGATTGAAAGAAAGGTATTGGGACATTAATTGAAAATTATAATTGCTTTACTAATCTTTAGTATTATTATTTTATTTCATGAATTAGGACACTTTTTACTGGCGAAGGCAAACGGCATTCGTGTCAATGAATTTTCCCTTGGCCTTGGTCCTACCATTGTTGGTTTTACCAAAGGGGAGACAAAGTATTCTTTAAAACTTCTGCCATTTGGCGGTGCATGCATGATGGAAGGGGAAGATGCAGAAAGTAAGGATGACAGGGCTTTTAACAACAAGTCCGTATGGGCAAGAATCAGTGTCGTTGCGGCAGGACCTGTTTTTAACTTTATCATGGCATTTGTATTTTCTTTTATCCTGATTTCCTGTATTGGATATGACACACCACAGATAGCAGGGGTATTGGAAGGATATGCTGCGGAAGATGCCGGCATGCAGGCAGGTGACGTGATTGTAAAAATGAATGGCAAACATATTCACTTTTACCGGGAAGTCAGTGCTTATTCGATGTTTCACTCCGGGGAAGATGTGACCGTTACCTATCTTCGGGACGGTGAAAAATATAAGACAACTTTAGATCCAAAATATGATGAGGAATCGGGTCGCTACTTATACGGATTTCAAGGTGGCACCCAAAACGAAAAAGGAAATGTATTTCAAAATATAAAGTATAGCGCCTATGAGGTAGAGTACTGGATTTACACAACAATCC
This genomic window from Roseburia sp. 831b contains:
- the rpsB gene encoding 30S ribosomal protein S2; protein product: MSVISMKQLLEAGVHFGHQTRRWNPKMAPYIYTERNGIYIIDLQKSVGKVDEAYKAVSDIAAEGGTILFVGTKKQAQDAIKTEAERCGMFYVNERWLGGMLTNFKTIQSRIARLKEIEAMSEDGTFDVLPKKEVINLKKEWDKLEKNLGGIKDMKKIPDAIFVVDPKKERICIQEAHTLGIKLIGIADTNCDPEELDYVIPGNDDAIRAVKLIVSKMADAVIEANQGAEEAYEEAEVEAAEATEE
- the tsf gene encoding translation elongation factor Ts; this translates as MAITAAMVKELRETTGAGMMDCKKALNETNGNMEEAIEFLRKNGQAKAEKKAGRIAAEGLCTIALADDKTAAVVEVNSETDFVAKNATFQEFCEAVAKQAVTSNAADMDAFMAETWNADSSKTVQEALVEKVAVIGENLKIRRFEKVVAENGCVVTYTHGGGRIGVIVEADTTVVNDTVKEALTNIAMQIAALNPKYVSRNEVSAEYIAHEKEILLAQIMNDPKESQKPEKVINGMIEGRVSKELKEVCLLDQVYVKAADGKQNVAKYLEEVSKEVGATVTVKRFVRFETGEGIEKKQEDFAAEVAAQLN
- a CDS encoding polysaccharide deacetylase family protein, with translation MEEKDAAALRSERQRRKRVSKIRNGIVATVAIWMLVSAILIVTLLVKVISLEHRLNTLTMNPAYSSQIETKQNPGTDDGKDPSESIPDTQSNSDESKVSLVSGLDEPDNLAKEGDVHKVYLTFEDGPSENTAAILDTLNQYQVKATFFVVGKEDDESKALYKRIVDEGHTLGMHSYSNKYSTIYESKEAFEADFKELQDYLCELTGVESSYYRFPGGSNNQISNVDMSEFIQYLNSQGVTYYDWNVSAGDATSMAYTSEDIVANVTENIVKYKTSVVLLHDADDKSATVDALGPLIEALQNMGAEILPIDEDTTVIQSVKIAEE
- a CDS encoding polymer-forming cytoskeletal protein; the encoded protein is MGFFKDFKDDFSQAMNEIIPGEEPLEEEDTLSDDLVVNTLEEEVDVESELSKLDGLLEQVTKQEEAKAATRQPVEPVAARENVSAAQSVLSEKLEKELREMRMNTMQEENRTMNETPVNVPVNNATPVSAPAKAPVSDEASVITAGTVIRGDISSTGSLDIQGTINGNVECNGKLVVTGTVNGNSNSSEFFADAAKIEGEVVSTGTVKIGLGSVIIGNVTSSSAVIAGAIKGDIDVQGPVVVDTSAVVMGNIKSRSVQINNGAVIEGFCSQCYSDVDVNELFESKKGTM
- the pyrH gene encoding UMP kinase — translated: MKRVFLKLSGEALAGEKHTGFDEPTVTEVAKQVKEIVDRGIQVGIVIGGGNFWRGRTSETIDRTKADQIGMLATVMNCIYVSEIFRSVGMMTQILTPFECGTMTKPFSKDRANKYFEKGMVVFFAGGTGHPYFSTDTGIVLRAIEMEAEGIFLAKAIDGVYDSDPKTNPNAKKYDEVSIQEVIDKKLAVVDLTASIMCMENKMPMYIFGLNEKNSIVNAMSGNFSGTKVTV
- the frr gene encoding ribosome recycling factor; this encodes MDERLVQFDEKMQKSLNNLYEEFGSIRAGRANPHVLDKIRVDYYGTPTALQQVANVSVPEPRMIQIAPWEASLVKEIEKAIMMSDLGINPTNDGKVIRLLFPELTEERRKELAKDVKKKGENTKVAIRNIRRDANDSFKKLAKSSEVSEDEIKELEDGAQKLTDQYIAKIDKAVDEKSKEILTV
- a CDS encoding isoprenyl transferase gives rise to the protein MKIPQHVAIILDGNGRWAKKKGMPRNYGHTMGAKNVEVVCKAAHDMGIKYLTMYAFSTENWNRPKNEVDALMKLLESYLKNCDRTADKNNMRVRVIGDTSKLSEKFQKQIAELEEHSKHNDGLNLQIAINYGSRDEMIRAMRAMTKDVVNGNMKEEDISEEVFSNYLDTKDIPDPDLLIRTSGEQRLSNYLLWQLAYSEFYFTDVPWPDFHKEELEEAILAYNKRDRRFGGLTEK
- a CDS encoding phosphatidate cytidylyltransferase, producing MFKTRLLSGIVLVLLALLLICTGGNLLLVSTLVLSYIGMMELYRIFHIHKQIAGILGYLVITVFYLNLLFSFIPDTFMFVIGFLVLLMFVYVFSYPKYKTEQILAAFFGVFYVGVMLSYVYQTRMLENGAYLVWLIFLCSWGCDTCAYCVGKLIGKHKMSPKLSPHKSVEGAIGGVVGAALLTALYSFIFKDAMGLTGNEIWLLAGISAIGALISMVGDLTASAIKRNYDIKDYGKLIPGHGGILDRFDSVIFTAPIIYYLAANFMK
- the dxr gene encoding 1-deoxy-D-xylulose-5-phosphate reductoisomerase, whose product is MKKIAILGSTGSIGTQTLEIVREQGDIQVVAMAAGNNIALLEKQMREFKPELVSVWDEKRAEELRIQTADLSIRVVSGMEGLLEVATYESSEILVTAIVGMLGIKPTIAAIKAGKKIALANKETLVTAGHIIMPLAKECGVPILPVDSEHSAIFQSLQGAGDNKISKILLTASGGPFRGRKKEDLLNIQVEDALKHPNWEMGRKITIDSSTLVNKGLEVMEAKWLFGVELNQIQVVVHPQSVIHSAVEYQDGAVIAQLGTPDMRLPIQYALYYPERRNLSGKRLDLFEIANLSFERPDTDTFRGLALAYEVMKRGGNVPTAFNAANERAVALFLDRKISYPMITEIIEMCMGECEYIEHPDVDEILQTEALTYELIERKVLGH
- the rseP gene encoding RIP metalloprotease RseP — translated: MKIIIALLIFSIIILFHELGHFLLAKANGIRVNEFSLGLGPTIVGFTKGETKYSLKLLPFGGACMMEGEDAESKDDRAFNNKSVWARISVVAAGPVFNFIMAFVFSFILISCIGYDTPQIAGVLEGYAAEDAGMQAGDVIVKMNGKHIHFYREVSAYSMFHSGEDVTVTYLRDGEKYKTTLDPKYDEESGRYLYGFQGGTQNEKGNVFQNIKYSAYEVEYWIYTTIQGLRMMITGGYGINEMSGPVGIVSTIGESYEQSVSVSYFAAFLQMLYICILLSANLGVMNLLPIPALDGGRLVFLIVEAIRGKRVDPDKEGMVHFIGLMLLLALMVIVMFNDIRKLFV